DNA sequence from the Sphingomonas sp. genome:
GGATTCGTGCTTGTAGAAATAGGAGATGCGGCTGATCGCCCGCACCACGTCGGTGGACTTGTCCATGACGATGATCGCGGCGGTGCCGAGGCCGGACTGGAGATCGCGCAGGCCGTCGAAGTCCATCGGCGCGTCCATGATCTGCGCGGCCGGGACGAGCGGGACCGAGGAGCCGCCGGGGATGACGGCGAGCAGGTTGTCCCAGCCGCCCCGGATACCGCCGGCATGGCGGTCGATCAGCTCGCGGAACGGGATGCTCATCGCCTCCTCGACCACGCACGGCTTGTTCACATGGCCGGAAATCTGGAAGAGCTTGGTGCCGGCATTGTTCTCGCGCCCGAAGCTTTTGAACCAGTCGGCGCCGCGCCGCAGGATGGTCGGGACGACCGCGATGCTCTCGACATTGTTGACCGTGGTCGGACAGCCATAGAGGCCCGCGCCGGCCGGGAAAGGCGGCTTCAGGCGTGGCTGGCCCTTCTTGCCCTCCAGGCTTTCCAGCATCGCCGTCTCTTCGCCGCAGATATAGGCGCCGGCGCCGCGATGGACGAACAGGTCGAAATCATAACCGGACTTGGCGGCGTTCCTGCCGAGCAGGCCGGCGGCATAGGCCTCGTCCACCGCCGCCTGGAGGACGCGCGCCTCCTGGATGAACTCGCCGCGGATGTAGATATAGCCGGCCCGCGCGCGCATCGCGAAGCCGGCGATCAGCGCGCCTTCGATCAGCTTGTGCGGATCGTGGCGGATGATCTCGCGGTCCTTGCACGAGCCCGGCTCGGATTCGTCGGCGTTGACGACGAGGAAATTGGGGCGACCCGGAGTCGGCTCCTTGGGCATGAAGCTCCACTTCATGCCGGTCGGGAAGCCGGCGCCGCCGCGACCGCGCAGGCCCGAGGCCTTGATCTCCTCGATGATGGCGTCCTGGCCGCGCGCCATCAGCGCCTTGGTCTTGTC
Encoded proteins:
- the nuoF gene encoding NADH-quinone oxidoreductase subunit NuoF, translating into MLADKDRIFTNVYGFQPWGLKAAEKRGDWDKTKALMARGQDAIIEEIKASGLRGRGGAGFPTGMKWSFMPKEPTPGRPNFLVVNADESEPGSCKDREIIRHDPHKLIEGALIAGFAMRARAGYIYIRGEFIQEARVLQAAVDEAYAAGLLGRNAAKSGYDFDLFVHRGAGAYICGEETAMLESLEGKKGQPRLKPPFPAGAGLYGCPTTVNNVESIAVVPTILRRGADWFKSFGRENNAGTKLFQISGHVNKPCVVEEAMSIPFRELIDRHAGGIRGGWDNLLAVIPGGSSVPLVPAAQIMDAPMDFDGLRDLQSGLGTAAIIVMDKSTDVVRAISRISYFYKHESCGQCTPCREGTGWMWRVMERLVTGDAAIHEIDELWDVTKQVEGHTICALGDAAAWPIQGLIRHFRPELERRIAARDAQTLEAAE